The DNA region GCACccctgcctcactctacgacTAATCTGCGGTCTGCAGACCTATTTTGGGGTCGCATAATGCGCGTAGAACTGCCCTTTGGAAATTGTTTTTGCCGGGTCTGCGATgggttatgcggcccgcaaaatgattatgcgaCAGCATAATGGTCCAAACATTTGCCCAAATTTTCTGCCTCAGTCTGCGACCacagaatgggccgcagaaatgtccTGCACTTCCAAAATAAActttcaactccccaacgcactgttcaaactaaaaagtctgaaccgcgggttttaggtaaaattttatagGGCCTTACAGTAAGATATTTGTACTGGCtgtagtagtagtagttcctaggaagaacaataaattttgcatgtgcgtagactataaagatcttattaaggcatgcccaaaagactcgttcccactacCAAATTTCGATCAAATAATTGATGCCATGGCCGGGaacgagttgatgagtttccttgatgcttatcCTGGGTACAACCAGATTAAGATGAACCTAgcagatcaggaaaaaacttcgtttataataaatttcggtacatattgttacaatgtaatgcccttcgggtaGAAAAATGCtcgagccacttatcaacggctcgtaaataatatgtttgaaaagcaaataggaaagaccatggaagtttatatagacgatatactcgttaagtctttgaatgcaggcgaccaccttaagcatttacaagaaacattcgacatcaAAAGGAAGAATAACATGAAACTTAGCCCTTTCGGGCTCAGTTCTTGTAAGTTCCTGGGGTTTGTGatctcacaaaggggaattgtggtaaaccccgacaaaatcaaggacaTAGACGATATCCCGGATCAATTTTCAAATGTAAAGGAAGTCCAAAGACTCACAGGAAGGTTAGCatctttgagcaggttcatttctcgGTCGTCGAAAAAATGGCATCGCTTCTTCacactactcaaaaagaaaaataatttcgaatggacACCGGAGTGCCAATAGGTTTTGAGGGAcctgaagaagtacttatcaCGCCCTTCATTGCTCtcgaaaccaaaagaaggtgaaacattgCTAGTCTACCTCACGGTTTCAGAAGTTGGGGTAAGTGCAGTTTTAATTCgggaggacgaaggtacgcaattttccatttattatattagcaaaattttaacgggagcagaaattcgctacccacatttgaaaaaattggccttagctctcgtagtcaccGCTCGGAAGCTAAGaccctacttccaatgccacccgatagtTGTGGTGACTACTTTTTCTTTGCGTAGcatcctccataaacccgagctctcgggcagATTGGCTAAATGGACCGTCAAAATGAGTGggtttgacatagaatataaaccgagtactgcaattaagtcgcaagtcttggctgacttcgtggctgATTTCAGTCCGAGACTACTGCCTCTGGcaaccaaggaggcagtaatggtgtcggaatcgaCATCGGGGCTATGTACCTTATTTACGGATGAAGCTTCCAACGTAAAGGGGTCTGGAATTGGAATCATCTTAATCACGCCTTcaggagaaaccctaaggcaagccatcagaacattccctttaactaacaatgaagcaaactatgaagctttgattgcagggatTGAATTGGCCTGGGGACTTGATTCCGAGGCTATCAAAATCAAATGTGACTCGCAGCTAGTGGTAAATTAGGTCTACGagatctttgataccaaagaaaAATGTATccaacaatacgtggtaaaggtccagTCTCTTTTGGCACGATTCAgggagtggtcaattactcatatctCGAGGGAGGATAACACAGAAGCGGATGCATTAGCAAACTTAGGATCATCGACGGAAATAAAAGGATCAGAGTGTGTAACGGTGGTACAACTAATATGCTCAGTCCTGGATACTGATGGGTACTATGCGATGAATTCGCCAAGTCTAgtttgggactggagaaatgaaataatcaaCTACCTCGAGCACGGGAAGTTGCCCGACGATCCCAAAGCATTACGGGCGTTACGCGCCAAGGATGCACGTTATAGCTTCAAGAAAGGCCAATTATATAGAAAATACTTCCAAGGCCCGATGGACCGGTGTTTAGGCGCGTCAGAAGCtgactatgtcatgagagaaatcCATGAAGGGATTTATGGCAATCACTCAGGCGCAGAGTCTTTGGTGCTGAAATTGGTAcgtgcaggatattattggcctcgcatggaacaagacgccaaagattTCATaggaaaatgtgataagtgccaactcTACGCATCACTAGTACATCAACTAGCAGAACCCTTACATTTGGTTttgtccccatggccgttcatgaaatggggaatggacatcatcggACCGCGGCCATCGGCTCCcggaaaggtaaggtttcttttaattttgacttattatttttctaaatgggtagaagcaggttcTTATCAGGAGATCGGAGAACACAAGTGGTCGATTTCCTATCGGAAAATATAATTTGtaggttcggaataccaaaagagatagcatgtgacaatgggccacagtttataggtacaaaagttacaaagttccttaAAGACTTGAAAATAAATAGGATCACATCTTATCCTTATCATCAAAGTGCAAATGGTCAAGCGGAGTtaacgaacaaagtgattattcaaaatctcaagaaaggTTGGAAGCAGCAAATGGCTAATGGCCGGAAGAATTACCCGGAGATCTATGGGCCTACTAAACAACGCCAAATCGAGCACATGAGAAACTCCTTTTCCCTTGTTTACGGTGTTGAAGCCCTAATCCCGTTAGAAGTGGGCgaacccactttgagatattcTCAGACAAATGGAGAATCGAGTGATGAAGCAATGCTAatcaacttggaactgctcgaGGAACGCATGGACTTAACGCAAGTAAGTATGGcagctcaaaagcagagaatagagcgatattataatcgaagatcCAACTTCCGTTATTTCAGAAtaggagacttggttctaaggaaagtaacCCAACGTATCCGGGAGCTCAACgcagggaagctaggtccaatgtgggaaggtccctaccggatttcagctatcactaggaaaggttcatacgagttggagaatcaGAATGGAGTCAAATTTCCCAACAACTGGACGTGgaacacctcaaaagatattattgttgATGAACATTATTCAAGCGGAGAGTATGTGCTGCACTCATTTTCCCTTCGTTCTGTTTTTCTcgcaattgggtttttctggcaaggtttttaatgaggaagtGACATAAAGCATACTATGAAGACATcaacaataagacctttgatagcaaggcaaacaaacaagcttccactcggggacgattagataatctttggttcgatagcaaattcccactgggaagttaagtttgctatcaAATGGAGGTTACCTGaccgttcacgagcacaaaccactagaggacTATTAGGTATTCTTTCACTCGATAGCATGTATTTCTAAGGGGAAGTAAGGTATGTTGTCGAGTGAAGGATTACCTAACAATTCATTAGTGGAATCTTCGAAGGTAAAAGACTTCCAGTGTTTCAATTCGCACTCTTCgtattcgaacactgggggggggGATGATATGAGGATATGACAACAATGACTACCACATCAATCGGGGACCGAAAATCTAGGAACGCAAACAATGACTGCCACGTCAACTGGGGACCAAAAATCTGGGAACGGCAATAATGACTTCCACGTCAACCGGGGACCAAAAATATGGGAACAACAACAATGACTGCCACTTCATCCgggaaacaaaaatccaaaaacaaaatgcATCATCGGGACCGTGGACTGCGCATCCAttcccgtagaaacaagttgtacaagatagccacaagtaatggaaAATTTCTTTTATGTATAGCAAGAtgcttatgtattttttgaaatagaaggaataaaatgaaatccttttgcttttatcttatttcttgtctgaacgatgagctaactttgtcatttgaaagttaaataagtacttcaaatgttagtgtctTAATGAACATGAGATGTCATCTTCAAGAGCgctgtaaacataagagggccctctcttataaaaaccctgaagggttggttccggaagaatcaATGCCCGAAATCTAAAATGCCATCGCGGAAAAATACATCCGAAGCCGCATATGAAAAGGACGCAAAAAGAAAACTTGCACAAATATTCATAGAAATCCTCACGTAAAAGGAAAACTTGCGCAAATATTCAtagaaaccctcacgtaaaagggaAACGTGCGCAAATATTCATAGAAACCCTCACATAAAAGGGATAATACTTGAAACCAAAATACTTTGAAGAAAAGGCATCCTAGACTACACATAGTAAAATGCAAATAGAACAACATGCGCAAAGTGCTTGAGCAAGTGTAAAAGTTAAAGACTTGCATGTATATTCaaacgaaagtaagactcaaatGATACTTAAGcaaaaaatatgtctttatttacaagaacggaccaaaatgataaaattacaaaatgggaaaagaaaggaaaagctaaattgcagCACCTTCGGAACATTATGAAGGTGAATCCACCGATGGCTCAACATTATCCCCAGTTTGGTCTTCAGCATCATCGCCTTCCGATTCCTCTTCAGTTTCCAAAAATTCAGAATCGGAACCAGAAGAACCAGTAGCATCTGTCTACGCTGGGAGTCCATTTTTAGCATCCAACACAAGCTCTCGGGCCTTAGCAACTTCGGCATCAACGTTAATGATACCAGTTTTGGCCtattccaaggtttttctcctcatgatgTACATAGAATAAGTTGTTTTAACAATGAGGGAAGCCACTCGatgcttaagttcttctttgagttgggtaaCCTCGGCAAAAAGTCTTTCCTGGGCAGACCTAGCAGATTTAAGGCTGACGTCGAGGTCGCAGACACTTGAACTAAAGATCTTATTATGCTCGATAGCTTTCAGGTACTTCTCCTCTAGCTGGGCGTGTTTCGCAGCCACAACAGTAAGCTCTTTGaatttggagttcaaggctgcttctaagttaatcactctttcagcggaggcagcctcacgatcggttgcagcaagaacgacgtcctggacttcagcccatttggccttAGCTTCATCAAATCTAACACTCAGTGGGTCAAtatcttggctaagggttaccacttcttgctctCTCTGCTGCAAATGAGCTTCCAAAACAACGGCCTCAGTAGCTTTGGTTTCTAGTTCCGAGAGGCGGAGAGCAGTTTGGTCATGTTCCACCGAAAGTTGATTTCGTTCAGATGTAAGATTTTCCTCTtcacgaatcaacctttgaaggccctcagaagcaagaaagttggcctacaagacaataagaagtaaaacttagaatacattcatacaaaagtagaagaagaaatgaaggaagAAAAGAACGTACCGCTGCAgcattgtgcatggcattgttcaacaagcactctcccgagagtgccTTAAtcttttctgaagccaaaggcttcagatagttagtaagctccaccggccgggatagcaagttgcatccGGTAGAGAGCGAAAGAATAACGTTCCTCCTCTTTTGTGGATAttcagaaggggcagcataattttgccctaaattcccatgaactagggactgtGTAAGAGGAACACCATTTTTATGGTCAGGTGTGGCCGATGGAGGTGATGTAGTAACTGCtggtggaagagtggatgaagatggaagcgatgtagcagttgctggtgttggtgaaAGTGGAGATGAAGATGATGGAGTTGAAGAATGAGAAACACCTGCATCAAATGCAGTGCCGGCTgttggatgctcgccaaccaaataCGACAAGGATCCGGTACTCAGCCCCACAGCACCGGTTACAGCAATTGGAGCCCGAAAATGGGAGTTGGCATATTCTACCAAATCAGATTCTCCCCAAAGTGCTAAGACATCGTCTTCAATTGGTGTAACTAtctcaacaggtcgagcatcctgttgagatgatgaggatcgtcgccttctatgtaaagaagctccctcatcaacaacttcttcatcatcatcgatcatcACAATGTCTATGACCGGCCCAGAAAGAGGATCAGTCGTCATTGCCTTTGGAGATGACTAGGGGGCATCAGTCTTTGCCCTCATATTCTTTTCCTCGTCCGCGGGGGAACGTCTTCTCTTTGGTTGCTTATCCTCTGGACGGGGACTCCGTAAAGAAGTGTTTGCACCCGAAATAGGCCCGGagatacctgttcgagtaagtgctTCCTGAAGTAGCCTCAATACATCAGTGGGACCAGCGaaaacgtcctcctcggggacatCAATAGAGCCCATAGGTAGACCTAGTTCCATGAAAAAAtgagaagggttcaaccaagttcttTATAATAGAAGCAAGGTAAATTaaaattaccatgatttttggccttccacccgtatttaagggtcAGCTCTTTCCACAAACGAGTTTCGGGCGTCGTAACGTCCAAGATTTTCTAAACCCACTGGTCCAAACCTTCCACCAccggtgggatccatcgagttgctgaaacatgCAAAGAGTGAAGAGTTGAtacaaccacaaaggaatatctagtagaaagaaatacaaaacaaagAACTTACAAGTGTGGTTCCAAGCgaccggaaaggatgaagccgttgtcGGAATGATGTCATTGGTGGTAACTAcaacgaaccgttccatccacccgcaatcattgtcatcatccatgctagatagcaaagcatggtggccacgcttgcaatggtttatcattcccccgcggaagattttgggggaatagagattcatcatatgagctaaggttagctcctctccaGTTTCATGGAACAAGCGTCGAAGACAGGCGACCATCCTCCACACTAaaggacttacctgtgccaaacacGCTTAGTAGTGGAGGAAAAACTCCGCAATCACTGAATCAAGCTTTCCACTCAAATaaaatgcacccaaagtaaaTGGATACATGTATAAGTATGTAAAACCTTttttgggaagggtcactcgcttCGATAGATTAGGAGCGATGATATCTAACTCATGGCAGCGacaatcttccttcacaacagaAATACTTGAAGGATGAATGGAAGAAGTGTACTTACTAATAGCCCATGTATGAGGGTTAGCAGTTGGGAATTTCTCCTAAAGGTCCTTTGTTGTATTGAGTCTTCATGGGATGATGGAACCCGCCGTTGGAGGAAAAGAGTCCTCGGTTTTGTTTCTGCTTTTTGTAGATACAACACGCTTAGATGAAAAAGCCatcggaaaagaaaaagaaaagagtttgtgtttgaatagaattagagaaatgctggaaatcaAAGATGCAAATCAGAAGTTCAAAGGAATTTTGAAACGCAAAGGAAAAGAATGTTGcctataagtaaaattttggcggctaaattcaaggccatgattacctcgataatctgCAAAGGCTgtgctgaatcatgggatgatgcgtgttcggggcattaaatgcagaGAGACATGCGTCTAATAAACTATCAGAAACCTTCAGAAggagttatagtaattcccgccaaaaaggGTATCgcgacccaaaatccgaccacaggcgtcgtgatggcacttagtctctaagactaagtaagccgattataattacaattcaaggcaatgtttttgtaaaaatagaaactaacagcggaaatagttacaaacaacctcccaagactggtaatactgagtcacgaactctaactgaatacatgaaatgatctcaaggatcgaatactcaatattgtttgattaataattaacagtacaataaaataaaaaagactgcaagggactgcgacgaccaagcagctctaccttgaatcctcgcgatcacactctaactctgtccgagtccgatagctccaatacctggctctgcacaaaaatgtgcagaagtgtagtatgagtacactacggtcggtacccagtaagtatcaagactaacctcagtggagtagtgacgaggtacaatcgATACACTCACTcatctaataacatgtgcaatatagtatacaaaaataatatgaaacaaataaaattgatggcaacaataatcaaccagtgatgtACACAGCAGGGCaataagaacaccataaatattgctcaacaaataatgaatataagtacaaccaattaatcaagtccttccaatataaatctttcgcctatatgtttttcaaatagaaatcttcaggatataataatttcaaataaatctcttccaaatctctttcaaatataattccttcaaataaatatttttcaaataaaaattctttcaactaaatctctttcgaataaaagtcaccctaTGACACATCATTTCAAATTCATACTTTTATATTTcaacggcacctcgtgccaatttctctatcacaaccgcacagacaactcacgtgccaaatatcatcatcatttaaccacggcacctcgtacccacatttcatatcacaaatgcgcgaacaattcacgtgccaatatcatcattatttactcacggcacctcgtgcccacatttcatatcacaactgcacggatagtTCTCGttccaatatcatcattatttactcacggcacctcgtgctcacatttcaattcataatccgcctggcaataaccACAAGCTCCCAATTTTAAAATAGAtgagactattatcaatttaccaacaacaagaaaaattgcataAGGTataaaaatgaacacaaggaaaatcacaacatcacatgaaaattactaACGCAATAACcctacatc from Nicotiana tabacum cultivar K326 chromosome 24, ASM71507v2, whole genome shotgun sequence includes:
- the LOC142178378 gene encoding uncharacterized protein LOC142178378; this translates as MKSTAEELEQVALFEEFLERKLHLGTVLHPKLRITSYPYHQSANGQAELTNKVIIQNLKKGWKQQMANGRKNYPEIYGPTKQRQIEHMRNSFSLVYGVEALIPLEVGEPTLRYSQTNGESSDEAMLINLELLEERMDLTQCLNEHEMSSSRAL